The following proteins come from a genomic window of Leopardus geoffroyi isolate Oge1 chromosome A3, O.geoffroyi_Oge1_pat1.0, whole genome shotgun sequence:
- the FAHD2A gene encoding fumarylacetoacetate hydrolase domain-containing protein 2A isoform X1 — MLVSCRRLLTALLQAQKWPFQPSRNMRLVQFQAPHLMGPHLGLESGNGGGVINLNAFDPTLPKTMMEFLEQGEATLSVARRALAAQLPVLPRSEVTFLAPVTRPDKVVCVGMNYVDHCKEQNVPVPKEPIIFSKFASSIVGPYDEVILPPESQEVDWEVELAVIIGRKGKHIKATDAMAHVAGFTVAHDVSARDWQMRRNGKQWLLGKTFDTFCPLGPALVTKDSIADPHNLKICCRVNGEVVQSSNTNQMVFKTEELIAWVSQFVTLYPGDVILTGTPPGVGVFRKPPVFLKKGDEVQCEIEELGVIINKVV; from the exons ATGCTGGTCTCTTGTAGAAGGTTGCTCACAGCTTTGCTGCAGGCTCAGAAGTGGCCCTTTCAACCCTCCAGAAATATGAGACTGGTGCAGTTCCAGGCACCCCACCTGATGGGACCTCACCTGGGCCTGGAATCAGGGAATGGTGGGGGGGTCATTAACCTCAACGCCTTTGACCCCACACTGCCCAAGACAATGATGGAGTTCCTGGAGCAGGGAGAGGCCACTCTCTCGGTGGCAAGAAG AGCTCTGGCTGCCCAGTTGCCAGTCCTACCACGGTCAGAGGTGACCTTTCTGGCCCCTGTCACACGGCCAGACAAGGTGGTGTGTGTGGGAATGAATTATGTGGACCACTGCAAAGAGCAGAACGTTCCTGTGCCCAAGGAGCCCATCATCTTCAGCAAGTTTGCCAGTTCCATCGTGGGGCCCTACGACGAGGTCATCCTCCCACCCGAGAGCCAG gaggTGGACTGGGAGGTGGAGCTGGCTGTGATCATTGGAAGGAAAGGCAAGCACATCAAG GCCACAGATGCCATGGCTCACGTAGCCGGCTTCACTGTGGCTCATGATGTAAGTGCTCGTGACTGGCAAATGAGACGCAATGGAAAGCAGTGGCTGCTGGGAAAAACCTTTGACACCTTCTGCCCCCTGGGCCCTGCCTTGGTGACCAAGGACAGTATAGCAG ATCCACACAACTTAAAGATCTGCTGCCGAGTGAATGGGGAAGTGGTCCAGAGCAGCAACACCAACCAGATGGTGTTTAAGACAGAAGAGCTGATAGCCTGGGTCTCCCA GTTCGTGACTCTTTACCCAGGGGATGTCATCCTGACTGGGACGCCCCCAGGTGTTGGTGTATTCAGGAAACCTCCAGTCTTTCTCAAG AAGGGTGATGAAGTTCAGTGTGAAATCGAAGAACTAGGCGTCATCATCAACAAGGTGGTGTGA
- the FAHD2A gene encoding fumarylacetoacetate hydrolase domain-containing protein 2A isoform X2 encodes MRLVQFQAPHLMGPHLGLESGNGGGVINLNAFDPTLPKTMMEFLEQGEATLSVARRALAAQLPVLPRSEVTFLAPVTRPDKVVCVGMNYVDHCKEQNVPVPKEPIIFSKFASSIVGPYDEVILPPESQEVDWEVELAVIIGRKGKHIKATDAMAHVAGFTVAHDVSARDWQMRRNGKQWLLGKTFDTFCPLGPALVTKDSIADPHNLKICCRVNGEVVQSSNTNQMVFKTEELIAWVSQFVTLYPGDVILTGTPPGVGVFRKPPVFLKKGDEVQCEIEELGVIINKVV; translated from the exons ATGAGACTGGTGCAGTTCCAGGCACCCCACCTGATGGGACCTCACCTGGGCCTGGAATCAGGGAATGGTGGGGGGGTCATTAACCTCAACGCCTTTGACCCCACACTGCCCAAGACAATGATGGAGTTCCTGGAGCAGGGAGAGGCCACTCTCTCGGTGGCAAGAAG AGCTCTGGCTGCCCAGTTGCCAGTCCTACCACGGTCAGAGGTGACCTTTCTGGCCCCTGTCACACGGCCAGACAAGGTGGTGTGTGTGGGAATGAATTATGTGGACCACTGCAAAGAGCAGAACGTTCCTGTGCCCAAGGAGCCCATCATCTTCAGCAAGTTTGCCAGTTCCATCGTGGGGCCCTACGACGAGGTCATCCTCCCACCCGAGAGCCAG gaggTGGACTGGGAGGTGGAGCTGGCTGTGATCATTGGAAGGAAAGGCAAGCACATCAAG GCCACAGATGCCATGGCTCACGTAGCCGGCTTCACTGTGGCTCATGATGTAAGTGCTCGTGACTGGCAAATGAGACGCAATGGAAAGCAGTGGCTGCTGGGAAAAACCTTTGACACCTTCTGCCCCCTGGGCCCTGCCTTGGTGACCAAGGACAGTATAGCAG ATCCACACAACTTAAAGATCTGCTGCCGAGTGAATGGGGAAGTGGTCCAGAGCAGCAACACCAACCAGATGGTGTTTAAGACAGAAGAGCTGATAGCCTGGGTCTCCCA GTTCGTGACTCTTTACCCAGGGGATGTCATCCTGACTGGGACGCCCCCAGGTGTTGGTGTATTCAGGAAACCTCCAGTCTTTCTCAAG AAGGGTGATGAAGTTCAGTGTGAAATCGAAGAACTAGGCGTCATCATCAACAAGGTGGTGTGA